One window from the genome of Streptomyces sp. WZ-12 encodes:
- a CDS encoding ATP-binding protein, with translation MTPPHRHYTVELPASAERVPQIRRIVAAHLRHWRLELEIPPMCEGVAELLTNVHRHIGPDARCVLELRWSGSHLTASVADGGPRLPRLEGATGGGLARIAALSDSWGTCATPDGKVIWFTRRVEAARAASVTPPVPPRGVPDAVGPAPVAEPPVAPGPSPSEASLV, from the coding sequence ATGACACCACCACACCGGCACTACACGGTCGAACTGCCCGCCTCGGCGGAGCGGGTTCCCCAGATCCGGCGGATCGTCGCCGCCCATCTGCGCCACTGGCGCCTTGAGTTGGAGATCCCGCCGATGTGCGAGGGGGTGGCCGAGCTCCTGACCAACGTCCATCGCCACATCGGCCCCGACGCCCGCTGCGTGCTCGAACTCCGGTGGAGCGGCAGCCATCTGACCGCCTCGGTCGCCGACGGGGGCCCCCGGCTGCCGCGACTGGAGGGCGCGACCGGCGGCGGGCTCGCCAGGATCGCGGCGCTCAGCGACAGTTGGGGCACCTGCGCCACCCCGGACGGCAAGGTCATCTGGTTCACCCGCCGCGTCGAGGCGGCCCGCGCCGCGTCGGTGACCCCGCCGGTGCCGCCGCGCGGCGTGCCGGACGCGGTGGGGCCCGCGCCCGTCGCCGAACCGCCCGTCGCCCCGGGACCGTCCCCGTCGGAGGCGTCGCTGGTCTAG
- a CDS encoding xanthine dehydrogenase family protein molybdopterin-binding subunit yields MRHETPEPLTPPLPLGAPLVRREGREKVTGTARYAAEHTPPGCAYAWPVPATIARGRITAVDTRDALALPGVLAVLTHENAPRLGATDDATLALLQEDRVPHRGWYVALAVADTLETARDAAEAVRISYAADDHDVLLTADHPGLYVPDEVFGGPGARERGDFDAAFAAAPTTVDVTYTMSPLHNHPMEPHAATAQWTDGHLTVHDASQGATRVCEDLAALFKLGTDDITVVSEHVGGGFGSKGTPRPQVVLAAMAARYTGRPVKLALPRRQLAAVVGHRTPTIQRVRLGAGPDGVLTALGHESLSHTSTLAEFVEQAAIPARIMYTSPNSSTVHRVVALDVPTPSWMRAPGEAPGMYALESALDELAVALGLDPVELRVRNDTDTEPDTGRPFSSRHLVECLRRGAERFGWGTRDPRPAVRREGDLLLGTGVASATYPTFVSASTAQAHAAPDGGYRIRVNATDIGTGARTVLTQIAAAALGAPEDRVHVDIGSSDLPPAVLAGGSMGTASWGWAVHKACTALLDRLRDHEGPLPAEGLTVTRDTREETAEPSPYAQHAFGAVFAEVQVDTRTGEVRTRRLLGQYAAGRILNSRTARSQFIGGMTMGLGMALTEGSEIDPAFGDFTACDLATYHVPACADVPAIEAYWLDEEDPHLNPMGSKGIGEIGIVGTAAALGNAVWHATGVRLRELPLTPDKILTALA; encoded by the coding sequence ATGCGCCACGAAACCCCGGAGCCGTTGACACCGCCTCTCCCGCTGGGCGCCCCCCTGGTCCGCCGCGAGGGCCGCGAGAAGGTCACCGGCACCGCCCGCTACGCCGCCGAACACACCCCGCCCGGCTGCGCCTACGCCTGGCCGGTCCCGGCCACCATCGCCCGCGGCCGGATCACCGCCGTGGACACCCGCGACGCGCTGGCCCTGCCCGGCGTCCTCGCCGTCCTCACCCACGAGAACGCGCCCCGCCTCGGCGCCACCGACGACGCGACCCTCGCGCTCCTCCAGGAGGACCGCGTCCCGCACCGCGGTTGGTACGTCGCGCTCGCCGTCGCCGACACCCTGGAGACCGCCCGGGACGCCGCCGAGGCCGTCCGCATCAGCTACGCCGCCGACGACCACGACGTGCTGCTCACCGCCGACCACCCCGGGCTGTACGTACCGGACGAGGTCTTCGGCGGCCCCGGGGCCCGCGAACGCGGCGACTTCGACGCGGCGTTCGCCGCCGCACCGACCACCGTCGACGTCACCTACACCATGTCCCCGCTGCACAACCACCCCATGGAGCCGCACGCCGCCACCGCCCAGTGGACCGACGGCCACCTCACCGTCCACGACGCGAGCCAGGGCGCCACCAGGGTGTGCGAGGACCTGGCCGCCCTGTTCAAGCTCGGCACCGACGACATCACCGTGGTCTCCGAGCACGTCGGCGGCGGCTTCGGCTCCAAGGGGACGCCCCGCCCGCAGGTCGTGCTCGCCGCGATGGCCGCCCGGTACACCGGCCGCCCCGTCAAACTCGCCCTGCCGCGCCGGCAGTTGGCCGCCGTCGTCGGCCACCGCACGCCCACCATCCAACGGGTGCGGCTCGGCGCCGGCCCCGACGGCGTGCTCACCGCCCTGGGCCACGAGAGCCTCTCGCACACCTCCACCCTCGCCGAGTTCGTCGAACAGGCCGCGATCCCGGCCCGCATCATGTACACCTCGCCCAACAGCAGCACCGTGCACCGGGTCGTCGCCCTCGACGTCCCCACCCCCTCCTGGATGCGCGCCCCCGGCGAGGCCCCCGGCATGTACGCGCTGGAGTCCGCGCTCGACGAACTCGCCGTCGCCCTCGGCCTGGACCCCGTCGAACTGCGGGTCCGCAACGACACCGACACCGAGCCGGACACCGGCCGCCCGTTCAGCAGCCGGCACCTCGTCGAGTGCCTGCGCCGGGGCGCGGAACGCTTCGGCTGGGGGACCCGCGACCCGCGCCCCGCCGTCCGCCGCGAGGGCGACCTGCTGCTCGGCACCGGCGTCGCCTCGGCCACCTACCCCACCTTCGTCAGCGCCAGCACCGCCCAGGCGCACGCCGCCCCCGACGGCGGCTACCGGATCCGGGTCAATGCCACCGACATCGGCACCGGCGCCCGCACCGTCCTGACCCAGATCGCGGCCGCCGCGCTCGGCGCCCCCGAGGACCGCGTCCACGTCGACATCGGCAGCAGCGACCTGCCGCCCGCCGTGCTCGCCGGCGGCTCCATGGGCACCGCCTCCTGGGGCTGGGCCGTCCACAAGGCGTGCACCGCACTGCTGGACCGGCTCCGCGACCACGAGGGGCCGCTCCCCGCCGAGGGCCTCACGGTCACCCGGGACACCCGCGAGGAGACCGCCGAGCCCTCCCCCTACGCCCAACACGCCTTCGGCGCCGTCTTCGCCGAGGTCCAGGTCGACACCCGCACCGGCGAGGTCCGGACCCGCCGACTGCTCGGCCAGTACGCGGCCGGACGGATCCTCAACTCCCGTACGGCACGCTCCCAGTTCATCGGCGGCATGACCATGGGCCTGGGCATGGCCCTCACCGAGGGAAGCGAGATCGACCCCGCATTTGGCGACTTCACCGCCTGCGACCTGGCGACGTACCACGTCCCGGCGTGCGCCGACGTCCCGGCCATCGAGGCGTACTGGCTCGACGAGGAGGATCCCCACCTCAACCCCATGGGCAGCAAGGGCATCGGGGAGATCGGCATCGTCGGCACCGCTGCGGCGCTCGGCAACGCGGTCTGGCACGCCACCGGCGTCCGGCTGCGGGAGCTGCCGCTGACCCCCGACAAGATCCTGACGGCACTGGCGTAG
- a CDS encoding FAD binding domain-containing protein has product MRPFGYLRVDSVDEAVRAAAGQPGAQFLAGGTNLVDLMKLGVEAPRTLIDVSRLPLDRIEELPDGGLRIGATVRNADLAAAPAVRDRYPVLSQALLAGASGQLRNTATTGGNLLQRTRCTYFQDTAKPCNKRQPGSGCPAIEGAHRDLAVLGHSAHCVATQPSDMAVALAALDATVHLRGPEGERAVPAAEFHRLPGDTPERDTEIRLGELLTAVELPPARPGAHSRYRKARDRASFAFALASVAAVLAVRDGTVEHAALAFGGLAHRPWRARAAEAVLRGAPATEETFARAADAELAAAAPLRDNGFKVPLARALAVGVLVDLAARG; this is encoded by the coding sequence ATGAGGCCGTTCGGCTACCTCCGGGTCGACAGCGTCGACGAGGCGGTGCGGGCCGCCGCCGGGCAGCCCGGCGCCCAGTTCCTGGCCGGCGGCACCAACCTCGTCGACCTGATGAAGCTCGGCGTCGAGGCGCCGCGCACCCTCATCGACGTCAGCCGGCTCCCGTTGGACCGCATCGAGGAACTCCCGGACGGCGGGCTGCGCATCGGCGCCACCGTCCGCAACGCCGACCTCGCCGCGGCCCCCGCGGTCCGCGACCGCTACCCGGTGCTGTCCCAGGCCCTGTTGGCCGGCGCCTCCGGGCAACTGCGCAACACCGCCACCACCGGCGGCAACCTCCTCCAGCGCACCCGCTGCACCTACTTCCAGGACACCGCCAAACCGTGCAACAAGCGGCAGCCCGGCTCCGGTTGCCCGGCCATCGAGGGCGCCCACCGCGACCTCGCCGTCCTCGGCCACTCCGCGCACTGCGTCGCCACCCAGCCCTCCGACATGGCCGTCGCCCTCGCCGCCCTGGACGCCACCGTGCACCTGCGCGGCCCCGAGGGCGAACGCGCCGTCCCCGCCGCCGAGTTCCACCGGTTGCCCGGCGACACCCCCGAACGGGACACCGAGATCCGGCTCGGCGAACTGCTCACCGCCGTCGAACTGCCGCCGGCCCGCCCCGGCGCGCACTCCCGCTACCGCAAGGCCCGCGACCGCGCCTCGTTCGCCTTCGCGCTGGCCTCCGTCGCCGCCGTCCTGGCCGTCCGCGACGGCACCGTCGAGCACGCCGCGCTCGCCTTCGGCGGGTTGGCCCACCGCCCCTGGCGGGCCCGCGCCGCCGAGGCTGTGCTGCGCGGCGCGCCCGCCACCGAGGAGACCTTCGCCCGCGCCGCCGACGCCGAACTCGCCGCCGCCGCACCGCTGCGCGACAACGGCTTCAAGGTCCCGCTGGCCCGTGCCCTCGCCGTCGGCGTCCTGGTCGACCTCGCCGCCCGCGGCTGA
- a CDS encoding 2Fe-2S iron-sulfur cluster-binding protein, with the protein MPPDEPGDDAGGPRPVNGRRSELSLTVNGTPHTVILDHRTTVLDLLREHLGLTGAKKGCDHGQCGACTVLVDGRRANSCLLLAVAHDGRRITTIEGLADGDRLHPLQEAFLDRDALQCGYCTPGQICSALGVLAEAAAGFPSHVTPHTARSGAPVALTADEIRERMSGNLCRCGAYPRIVEAVADAAGVPDVRAEVGGA; encoded by the coding sequence ATGCCGCCCGATGAGCCCGGGGACGACGCCGGCGGCCCCCGCCCGGTCAACGGCCGCCGCTCCGAACTCAGCCTCACCGTCAACGGCACCCCGCACACCGTGATCCTGGACCACCGCACCACCGTCCTGGACCTGCTCCGCGAGCACCTCGGCCTCACCGGCGCCAAGAAGGGCTGCGACCACGGGCAGTGCGGCGCCTGCACCGTCCTGGTCGACGGCCGGCGCGCCAACAGTTGCCTGCTGCTGGCCGTGGCGCACGACGGCCGCCGGATCACCACCATCGAGGGCCTCGCCGACGGCGACCGCCTGCACCCCCTCCAGGAAGCCTTCCTGGACCGCGACGCCCTCCAGTGCGGCTACTGCACCCCCGGCCAGATCTGCTCGGCGCTCGGCGTCCTGGCCGAGGCGGCCGCCGGCTTCCCCTCCCACGTCACCCCGCACACCGCGCGCTCCGGGGCGCCGGTCGCGCTCACCGCCGACGAGATCCGCGAGCGGATGAGCGGCAACCTGTGCCGCTGCGGCGCCTACCCCCGGATCGTCGAGGCGGTCGCCGACGCGGCCGGAGTGCCGGACGTACGCGCGGAGGTGGGCGGCGCATGA
- a CDS encoding lipase family protein, with protein sequence MTSPLVDQQATGYSLRQALRMVRAAALAHQDEKTIETTAREWGFDRVRHLHTAFCPPFPLAEARAYTLGGRHALVTAFRGADPAGLRGWLSEAATPPWPGPGGRGYVHHGFAEALESVWPQILTAVKELRDADQAVYFTGHGLGGALAMLAGARLHFEDPRLTADGVYTFGQPRTCDPGLAGEFNAAFADRMYRFVNHHDLLPQLPAEPAFRHVSALRYIDPRGAVHNTMPLLGGALDRGRGLTAELLAPTSDGIRDHALAGYVTALENAARERD encoded by the coding sequence TTGACCAGTCCCCTCGTCGACCAGCAGGCCACCGGCTACAGCCTCCGCCAGGCGCTGCGCATGGTGCGCGCCGCCGCGCTCGCGCACCAGGACGAGAAGACGATCGAGACCACCGCCCGGGAATGGGGTTTCGACCGGGTGCGCCACCTCCACACCGCGTTCTGCCCGCCGTTCCCCCTCGCGGAGGCCCGGGCGTACACCCTCGGCGGGCGGCATGCGCTCGTCACCGCGTTCCGCGGCGCCGATCCCGCCGGGCTGCGGGGCTGGCTGTCGGAAGCCGCCACCCCGCCCTGGCCGGGCCCCGGCGGCCGGGGGTACGTCCACCACGGCTTCGCCGAGGCCCTGGAGTCGGTCTGGCCGCAGATCCTCACCGCGGTCAAGGAGCTCCGGGACGCCGACCAGGCGGTCTACTTCACCGGGCACGGCCTGGGCGGGGCGCTGGCGATGCTGGCCGGCGCCCGGCTGCACTTCGAGGACCCCCGCCTGACCGCCGACGGCGTCTACACCTTCGGCCAGCCCCGCACCTGCGACCCGGGCCTGGCCGGGGAGTTCAACGCCGCCTTCGCGGACCGGATGTACCGCTTCGTGAACCACCACGACCTGCTCCCCCAGCTCCCGGCCGAGCCGGCCTTCCGCCATGTCTCCGCGCTGCGCTACATCGACCCCCGGGGCGCGGTGCACAACACCATGCCGCTGCTCGGCGGCGCACTGGACCGCGGCCGGGGCCTGACCGCCGAGCTGCTGGCCCCCACCTCGGACGGCATCCGCGACCACGCCCTGGCCGGGTACGTCACGGCGTTGGAGAACGCGGCGCGCGAGCGGGACTGA
- a CDS encoding isochorismatase family protein produces MTDAQIRPVQALLVVDVQSAFVSGGEAVPDAARVLDRTRDLLARARAAGALVVHLQNDGEPGTVDEPGTAGWELHLPVTPGTREHVVRKTEDDGFADTPLDALLDDAGVTELTVCGVLSEMCVAATARAALDRGHRVVLPHDAHATYDIPAAPGISDTVPHAMSSRAAEWALGDEVEIVPHAAAVPFTAPTGAVNQAE; encoded by the coding sequence ATGACCGACGCACAGATACGCCCCGTCCAGGCACTCCTCGTCGTCGACGTGCAGAGCGCGTTCGTCTCCGGCGGCGAAGCGGTGCCCGACGCGGCCCGGGTCCTCGACCGCACCCGCGACCTGCTCGCCCGGGCCCGGGCCGCCGGCGCCCTCGTCGTCCACCTCCAGAACGACGGCGAGCCGGGCACCGTCGACGAGCCGGGCACCGCCGGCTGGGAGCTCCATCTGCCCGTCACGCCCGGCACCCGCGAGCACGTGGTCCGCAAGACCGAGGACGACGGCTTCGCCGACACCCCGCTCGACGCCCTACTCGACGACGCGGGCGTGACGGAGCTGACGGTGTGCGGGGTGCTCTCCGAGATGTGCGTCGCGGCCACCGCCCGGGCCGCCCTGGACCGCGGCCACCGCGTCGTCCTGCCGCACGACGCGCACGCCACCTACGACATCCCCGCGGCGCCCGGCATCAGCGACACCGTCCCGCACGCGATGTCCTCCCGGGCCGCCGAGTGGGCCCTCGGCGACGAGGTCGAGATCGTCCCGCACGCCGCCGCCGTCCCCTTCACCGCCCCGACGGGAGCGGTGAACCAGGCGGAGTGA
- a CDS encoding serine hydrolase domain-containing protein — MEAVTVNGHCAPGYEEVRAAFERNFRDHGEVGAAVAVLVDGAPVVDLWGGHADAAGSRPWERDTLVNVYSTSKGMAALCAHLLVDRGELDLDAPVARYWPEFARAGKEAIPVRWLLSHRAGLLAPREPLAAGRAYDWEYVCDALAATPPWWEPGTKQGYHAVTFGYLVGEVVRRITGQSLGTFLRAEVTRPLDADVFIGTPPDEQRRCADMIGQLTTDLLRERFPDLPTPPVGGLADHPRAGVALALTYIPTGDVNSAAYRAAEIPSGNAHASARGLAAVYGALVGGELVRPAALEAMRSPQSRPDEPDLTLGGLTPDGTADAFRWGLGYMLNERGQAGPNPGAFGHGGAGGSYAFADPENGLAYAYVMNRFGGGTSGEDLRSRSLVEAAYAALAEARG; from the coding sequence GTGGAAGCTGTCACCGTCAACGGGCACTGCGCACCGGGGTACGAGGAGGTGCGGGCCGCCTTCGAGCGGAACTTCCGCGACCACGGGGAGGTCGGAGCGGCGGTCGCTGTGCTGGTGGACGGGGCGCCGGTGGTGGACCTGTGGGGCGGGCACGCGGACGCGGCCGGGAGCCGGCCGTGGGAGCGGGACACCCTGGTCAACGTCTACTCCACGTCCAAGGGGATGGCCGCGCTGTGCGCCCATCTCCTGGTGGACCGGGGCGAGTTGGACCTGGACGCGCCGGTCGCGCGCTATTGGCCGGAATTCGCCCGGGCCGGCAAGGAGGCCATACCGGTGCGCTGGCTGCTCAGCCACCGCGCCGGACTGCTGGCGCCCCGCGAGCCGCTGGCCGCGGGCCGGGCCTACGACTGGGAGTACGTCTGCGACGCCCTGGCGGCCACCCCGCCCTGGTGGGAGCCGGGGACCAAGCAGGGCTACCACGCGGTGACGTTCGGGTATCTGGTGGGCGAGGTGGTCCGGCGGATCACCGGGCAGTCGCTGGGCACGTTCCTGCGCGCGGAGGTCACCAGGCCGCTCGACGCCGACGTGTTCATCGGCACGCCGCCCGACGAGCAGCGGCGGTGCGCCGACATGATCGGGCAGCTCACCACCGACCTGCTCCGCGAGCGCTTCCCGGACCTGCCGACGCCGCCGGTCGGCGGGCTCGCCGACCACCCGCGGGCCGGTGTCGCACTGGCCCTGACGTACATCCCCACCGGCGACGTCAACAGCGCCGCCTACCGCGCGGCGGAGATCCCGTCCGGCAACGCGCACGCCTCGGCCCGCGGCCTGGCCGCCGTCTACGGGGCGCTGGTCGGCGGCGAACTGGTGCGGCCCGCCGCCCTGGAGGCGATGCGCAGCCCGCAGAGCCGGCCGGACGAGCCGGACCTCACGCTCGGCGGGCTCACCCCGGACGGCACCGCCGACGCGTTCCGCTGGGGGCTGGGCTACATGCTCAACGAGCGGGGGCAGGCGGGCCCCAACCCGGGGGCGTTCGGGCACGGCGGCGCGGGCGGCTCGTACGCCTTCGCGGACCCGGAGAACGGGCTGGCGTACGCCTACGTCATGAACCGCTTCGGGGGCGGCACCAGCGGCGAGGACCTGCGCAGCCGGTCGCTGGTGGAGGCGGCGTACGCGGCGCTGGCGGAGGCGCGCGGCTAG
- a CDS encoding PP2C family protein-serine/threonine phosphatase yields MAAVSAVDITAGPAVGFLPLVSLGPAFAGLVGGWRRTALIGLTAAVLCVGLGIHSGLFESRRGLTALVSVAGVTAAGVVAAVMRQRREAELANVRSIAEVAQRVLLRPVPRSAGPLRIAVSYTSAVAEARIGGDLYEVVTSPAGVRIIVGDVQGKGLEAVESAAVVLGAFREAAHDEADLSAVGARVERALNRHLSGERFVTAVLAEIGRGGDATLLNFGHPAPLVVRPSGTVGYAAPPERALPLGLLEHRPDAPVPYRVPFAPGDQLLFYTDGVTEARDSAGWFYPLDERATLLKDPDPEAALQAVREDVVDHAEGPLHDDAAMLLVRYRVGHRDPDRPGPGGGQGSGSPV; encoded by the coding sequence ATGGCCGCGGTCAGCGCGGTGGACATCACCGCGGGCCCGGCCGTCGGCTTCCTGCCCCTGGTGTCGCTGGGGCCGGCGTTCGCCGGTCTGGTCGGCGGCTGGCGCCGGACGGCGCTGATCGGGCTGACCGCGGCCGTGCTCTGCGTGGGACTGGGCATCCACAGCGGGCTGTTCGAGAGCCGGCGCGGGCTGACCGCGCTGGTGTCGGTTGCGGGCGTGACCGCGGCCGGCGTGGTGGCCGCGGTGATGCGGCAGCGCCGGGAGGCCGAACTGGCCAACGTGCGGTCGATCGCCGAGGTCGCCCAGCGGGTGCTGCTGCGGCCGGTGCCGCGCAGCGCCGGTCCGCTGCGGATCGCGGTCTCGTACACCTCGGCGGTGGCCGAGGCCCGGATCGGCGGCGACCTCTACGAGGTGGTGACCTCGCCGGCCGGGGTGCGGATCATCGTCGGGGACGTGCAGGGCAAGGGCCTGGAGGCGGTGGAGAGCGCCGCGGTGGTGCTCGGCGCGTTCCGGGAGGCGGCGCACGACGAGGCGGACCTGTCGGCGGTCGGCGCCCGGGTCGAGCGGGCGCTCAACCGCCATCTGTCCGGGGAGCGGTTCGTGACCGCGGTGCTCGCCGAGATCGGCCGCGGCGGCGACGCCACGCTGCTGAACTTCGGCCACCCCGCCCCCCTGGTCGTCCGCCCGTCCGGCACGGTCGGCTACGCGGCGCCGCCGGAACGGGCGCTGCCGCTGGGCCTGTTGGAACACCGGCCGGACGCGCCGGTCCCGTACCGGGTGCCGTTCGCCCCCGGCGACCAACTGCTCTTCTACACCGACGGGGTCACCGAGGCGCGCGACTCGGCGGGCTGGTTCTATCCGCTCGACGAGCGGGCGACGCTGCTGAAGGACCCCGACCCGGAGGCGGCGTTGCAGGCGGTCCGGGAGGACGTCGTCGACCACGCGGAGGGGCCGCTGCACGACGACGCGGCGATGCTGCTGGTGCGGTACCGGGTGGGGCACCGGGACCCGGACCGGCCGGGCCCCGGCGGCGGTCAGGGCAGCGGCAGCCCGGTGTAG
- a CDS encoding 4-hydroxybenzoate 3-monooxygenase, which translates to MPGTATAPDETTVGIIGGGPAGLLLARLLHRAGVDCVVLEGRDRAYVEQRQRAGILEQGTTDVLRACGAGERLDREGLVHDGIELRYDRRAHRLDFPTLTDGRRVTVYAQTEVVKDLIALQLRGGPPLLFEARARAVTGADTDRPRIHYTHDGRARTLTCRYVAGCDGFHGVAREAIPTSARRTYTRSYPYSWLGVLADVPPSQDELVYAHSPRGFALLSMRTPTVSRLYLQVPNGTDPDDWPDDRIWDELAARTAVDTVPWKLARGPLTAKAVLPLRSAVTEPMRWGRVLLAGDAAHIVPPTGAKGLNLAVADVTVLARALTQWHRTGSTEPLDAYSATCLRRVWRAEHFSHFMTTTLHTAPDQSDFDTRLQLSQLDRIAGSWHAAAELAENYTGLPLP; encoded by the coding sequence ATGCCCGGCACCGCCACCGCACCGGACGAGACCACCGTCGGCATCATCGGCGGCGGCCCCGCCGGGCTGCTGCTCGCCCGGCTGCTGCACCGCGCCGGCGTCGACTGCGTGGTCCTGGAGGGCCGGGACCGCGCCTACGTCGAGCAGCGGCAGCGCGCCGGCATCCTCGAACAGGGCACCACCGACGTCCTGCGGGCCTGCGGGGCGGGGGAGCGGCTGGACCGTGAGGGACTGGTCCACGACGGCATCGAGCTGCGCTACGACCGGCGCGCGCACCGCCTGGACTTCCCGACGCTCACCGACGGCCGCCGGGTCACCGTCTACGCCCAGACCGAGGTCGTCAAGGACCTGATAGCGCTCCAACTCCGAGGCGGCCCGCCGCTGCTGTTCGAGGCCCGGGCGCGGGCGGTGACCGGCGCCGACACCGACCGGCCCCGCATCCACTACACCCACGACGGCCGCGCACGCACCCTCACCTGCCGCTACGTCGCGGGCTGCGACGGCTTCCACGGCGTCGCCCGAGAGGCGATCCCCACGTCCGCCCGCCGGACCTACACCCGCAGCTACCCCTACTCCTGGCTCGGCGTCCTCGCCGACGTCCCGCCGTCCCAGGACGAGTTGGTCTACGCCCACTCGCCCCGCGGCTTCGCCCTGCTCAGCATGCGCACCCCGACGGTGAGCCGGCTCTACCTCCAAGTCCCCAACGGCACCGACCCGGACGACTGGCCCGACGACCGGATCTGGGACGAACTGGCGGCCCGCACCGCCGTCGACACCGTCCCCTGGAAACTGGCCCGCGGCCCGCTCACCGCCAAGGCGGTCCTCCCGCTGCGCAGCGCGGTGACCGAACCGATGCGCTGGGGCCGGGTGTTGCTGGCCGGCGACGCCGCCCACATCGTCCCGCCCACCGGGGCCAAGGGTCTCAACCTCGCCGTGGCCGACGTCACCGTCCTGGCCCGCGCCCTGACGCAGTGGCACCGCACCGGCTCGACGGAACCGCTCGACGCCTACTCCGCGACCTGCCTGCGCCGGGTGTGGCGCGCCGAGCACTTCTCGCACTTCATGACCACGACCCTGCACACCGCCCCGGACCAGAGCGACTTCGACACCCGGCTCCAGCTCTCCCAGCTCGACCGGATCGCCGGCTCCTGGCACGCCGCCGCCGAACTCGCCGAGAACTACACCGGGCTGCCGCTGCCCTGA
- the pcaD gene encoding 3-oxoadipate enol-lactonase, translated as MTPAAPALHHATDGPPGAPPLILGPSVGTSLALWEPQLPALARRFHVVRWDLPGHGGTPTDVLATPGTTTIPELAGLVLQLADSLGLDAFAYAGVSLGGAVGAWLAAHHPTRISSLALICSSARFGEPAGWRERAALVRAKGLDQVADGAAGRWFTPAFATTSEATALVTALRQDVSPEGYAACCDALAAYDLRSTLPRITAPTLVLAGRADPATPPAHARELTDGIRDASLVELSGAAHLAGVERPAEVLAALLAHLAPLHAQPAPGTDY; from the coding sequence ATGACGCCCGCCGCCCCCGCACTGCACCACGCCACCGACGGCCCGCCCGGCGCCCCGCCGCTGATCCTCGGCCCCTCCGTCGGCACCTCGCTCGCCCTCTGGGAGCCCCAACTCCCGGCCCTGGCCCGCCGGTTCCACGTCGTCCGCTGGGACCTCCCGGGCCACGGCGGCACCCCCACCGACGTCCTGGCCACCCCCGGCACCACCACCATCCCCGAACTCGCCGGCCTGGTCCTGCAACTCGCCGACTCCCTCGGCCTGGACGCCTTCGCCTACGCCGGGGTCTCGCTCGGCGGCGCGGTCGGCGCCTGGCTCGCCGCCCACCACCCCACCCGGATCAGCTCGCTCGCCCTGATCTGCTCCTCCGCCCGGTTCGGCGAACCGGCCGGCTGGCGGGAACGGGCCGCCCTGGTCCGCGCCAAGGGCCTGGACCAGGTCGCCGACGGCGCGGCCGGCCGCTGGTTCACCCCCGCCTTCGCCACGACATCGGAGGCCACCGCCCTCGTCACCGCCCTCCGCCAGGACGTCTCGCCCGAGGGCTACGCGGCCTGTTGCGACGCCCTCGCCGCCTACGACCTGCGCTCCACCCTGCCGCGGATCACCGCCCCCACCCTCGTCCTGGCCGGCCGCGCCGACCCGGCCACCCCGCCCGCGCACGCCCGCGAACTCACCGACGGCATCCGGGACGCCAGCCTCGTCGAACTGTCCGGCGCCGCCCACCTCGCCGGCGTCGAACGCCCCGCGGAGGTCCTCGCCGCCCTGCTCGCCCACCTCGCCCCGCTGCACGCCCAGCCCGCCCCAGGAACGGACTACTGA
- the pcaG gene encoding protocatechuate 3,4-dioxygenase subunit alpha produces MPAAAGHRGPLAPTPAQTIGPFFGHALPFPGGARIAPDGHPDTLTVHGHVRDGTGAPVADALLEFWQPGPDGRPPREPGSLRRDGTRFTGFGRVPTDADGHYALHTRRPAAPAGRPDAAPHLAVIVHARGLLHHLFTRAYFPEHTAAHAADPLLSTLPPKRAATLLARPDGPARYRFDVQLQQPPNGTPEETVFLAFR; encoded by the coding sequence ATGCCGGCCGCCGCCGGCCACCGCGGGCCGCTCGCCCCCACGCCCGCCCAGACCATCGGCCCCTTCTTCGGCCACGCCCTGCCCTTCCCTGGCGGCGCCCGGATCGCGCCCGACGGCCACCCCGACACCCTCACCGTGCACGGCCACGTCCGCGACGGCACGGGCGCACCGGTCGCCGACGCCCTGCTGGAGTTCTGGCAACCCGGCCCCGACGGCCGCCCGCCCCGCGAGCCCGGCTCACTGCGCCGCGACGGCACGCGCTTCACCGGCTTCGGCCGGGTCCCCACCGACGCCGACGGGCACTACGCGCTCCACACCCGGCGTCCGGCCGCGCCCGCCGGCCGCCCGGACGCCGCCCCCCACCTCGCGGTCATCGTCCACGCCCGCGGCCTGCTCCACCACCTGTTCACCCGCGCCTACTTCCCCGAGCACACCGCGGCCCACGCCGCCGACCCGCTGCTCTCGACGCTGCCCCCGAAACGCGCCGCCACCCTGCTGGCCCGCCCCGACGGCCCCGCCCGCTACCGCTTCGACGTACAACTCCAACAGCCCCCGAACGGCACCCCCGAGGAGACCGTGTTCCTCGCCTTCCGCTGA